One window of the Nitrospirota bacterium genome contains the following:
- the polA gene encoding DNA polymerase I, producing the protein MKEDMKEMYLIDGSSFIYRAYFAIRGLSNSKGLPTNAVYGFINMLLKILNEKKPHLLAIAFDPKGPTKRHELFDEYKAQRPKMPDALSVQIPYIHRVVGAFNIPAFILEGYEADDVIGTVSKKGEADGYDVIIVSGDKDMFQLITPHVRVYDPMKEKIYGDEDVVDRFGVGPSSVVEIMGLMGDSSDNIPGVTGIGEKTAKELISAFGTIENLLGRLDEVKKPKLRSLLQEQGEKARLSRELAIINTGLPLHIDYDDFKIKPPDNNKIIEIFRELEFSNLLKHFTTESSSKDEDVNYVCISEESELTGILRKAGDVRRFSVYVDGSHTDSMTAVIKGVGLSFNERESCCIPVANETLFTEALTLLQIKDNLGAFIEDSEIMKNSHDIKRQMILLKRSGINPRGFNFDTMIASYLLNPGRADHSLEGIALEHLNLNLPSSPTSSDKTVKSNGSQRAMKIPLNPPFSKGETISSPLKTGETTPPLLATGETISPPLVKGGEGGFGNGFCDETTRFICQRADIIFRLTDILEKKLVETEVLDLFRNVEIPLAEVLSDMEMAGIRVNPHILMSLSKELERDMGMICQRIYTIAGEEFNINSPKQLSNILFNKIGMNPIRKTRTGYSTDEGVLTELALQHELPAEIMSYRQLAKLKSTYADALLSLINPETGRVHTSFSQIVAATGRLSSSKPNLQNIPVRTEMGQRIREAFIAKDGCLLLSADYSQIELRILAHMSGDELLTEAFRQGEDIHTRTAAEIFGLQPSDITPEMRRRAKAINFGIVYGISPYGLAMDIGITQQEAREYIDNYFLRYRGVKSFIEDTIVKAKELGYVTTLLNRRRYVPELASDDNGVRQFGERVAVNTPVQGSAADMIKLAMINIQRRLVREGLKAKMILQVHDELLFEVPEEELAAAKDIVIEEMEGVMALSVPIKADSGVGKNWREAG; encoded by the coding sequence ATGAAGGAAGACATGAAAGAAATGTATCTTATTGATGGCAGTTCATTTATCTACAGGGCATACTTTGCCATCAGGGGACTTTCTAACTCAAAGGGCCTTCCTACAAATGCTGTGTATGGTTTTATTAATATGCTGCTTAAAATATTGAATGAGAAAAAGCCCCATTTGCTTGCCATAGCCTTTGATCCCAAAGGACCTACAAAGCGGCATGAGCTCTTTGATGAATATAAGGCCCAGAGGCCAAAGATGCCAGATGCACTCTCAGTGCAGATACCTTATATCCACAGGGTAGTCGGGGCGTTTAATATCCCTGCCTTTATATTGGAAGGATATGAGGCGGATGATGTCATAGGCACCGTGTCAAAAAAGGGGGAAGCGGATGGTTATGATGTAATAATTGTCTCAGGTGATAAGGACATGTTTCAGCTAATTACTCCTCATGTCCGGGTATATGACCCTATGAAGGAGAAGATCTATGGAGATGAGGATGTGGTTGACAGGTTTGGTGTGGGTCCATCCAGTGTAGTTGAGATCATGGGGCTTATGGGTGACTCAAGTGACAATATCCCGGGGGTCACTGGAATCGGAGAGAAGACAGCAAAAGAGCTGATCTCGGCATTTGGCACCATTGAGAATCTTCTGGGGCGTCTGGATGAAGTGAAGAAGCCTAAGCTCCGGAGTCTTTTGCAGGAACAGGGAGAAAAGGCGAGACTCAGCAGGGAGCTGGCAATTATTAATACCGGGTTGCCGCTGCATATTGATTATGACGATTTTAAGATTAAACCCCCTGACAACAATAAGATCATCGAGATATTCCGGGAACTTGAATTTTCAAACCTGCTGAAGCACTTTACCACGGAATCTTCTTCAAAAGATGAGGATGTGAATTACGTTTGTATATCAGAGGAAAGTGAATTAACAGGTATCCTCAGAAAGGCCGGAGACGTCAGAAGGTTTTCTGTTTATGTGGATGGAAGTCATACAGATTCGATGACAGCTGTTATTAAAGGTGTCGGGTTGTCGTTTAATGAAAGAGAATCGTGCTGTATCCCTGTTGCCAATGAAACCCTTTTTACAGAGGCGTTAACCCTCCTGCAGATAAAGGATAACCTGGGGGCTTTTATTGAGGATTCAGAGATCATGAAGAATTCTCATGATATAAAGAGGCAGATGATCTTGCTTAAGCGTTCAGGCATAAACCCCCGGGGTTTTAACTTTGATACTATGATAGCCTCATATCTCCTGAATCCTGGACGGGCAGATCACAGCCTGGAGGGAATTGCCCTCGAGCATCTGAACCTGAACCTGCCATCTTCGCCGACATCTTCTGATAAAACGGTCAAGAGCAATGGTTCACAAAGGGCAATGAAAATCCCCCTTAATCCCCCTTTTTCAAAGGGGGAGACTATTTCATCACCTTTAAAAACTGGAGAGACTACCCCCCCTCTTTTAGCAACTGGAGAGACTATTTCCCCCCCTTTAGTAAAGGGGGGCGAGGGGGGATTTGGTAATGGGTTTTGTGATGAAACAACCCGCTTCATCTGCCAGCGGGCTGACATCATCTTCCGGCTTACTGACATACTTGAGAAAAAGCTCGTAGAGACAGAAGTGCTTGACCTCTTCCGCAATGTTGAGATCCCTCTTGCTGAAGTACTATCTGATATGGAAATGGCAGGAATCAGGGTTAATCCCCACATCCTTATGTCACTTTCGAAGGAGCTGGAGCGGGACATGGGCATGATCTGCCAGAGGATATATACAATAGCCGGTGAGGAGTTCAACATAAACTCACCCAAACAGCTTTCAAATATATTGTTTAACAAGATCGGCATGAACCCAATAAGAAAGACCAGGACAGGTTATTCTACAGATGAGGGTGTTCTTACAGAACTTGCCCTGCAGCATGAACTGCCGGCAGAGATAATGTCCTACAGGCAACTTGCAAAGCTTAAATCTACCTATGCCGATGCACTGCTTAGTCTTATTAACCCGGAGACAGGACGTGTTCATACGTCATTCAGCCAGATAGTAGCTGCCACAGGAAGGCTGTCGAGCAGTAAACCAAACCTCCAGAATATCCCTGTGCGGACGGAGATGGGACAGCGCATCAGGGAGGCATTCATAGCAAAGGATGGTTGTCTGCTTTTATCTGCCGACTATTCGCAGATAGAACTTCGCATCCTTGCACATATGTCAGGGGATGAGCTTCTAACAGAGGCATTCCGGCAGGGTGAGGATATCCATACAAGGACTGCAGCTGAGATATTCGGACTTCAGCCGTCAGATATAACGCCGGAGATGAGGAGGAGGGCAAAGGCCATTAACTTCGGGATAGTCTACGGGATAAGCCCATACGGCCTGGCTATGGATATCGGGATAACACAGCAGGAGGCCAGGGAGTACATTGATAATTACTTCCTGCGGTACAGGGGGGTAAAATCATTTATTGAAGATACAATAGTAAAGGCAAAAGAGCTCGGTTATGTGACGACACTGCTAAACAGGCGCCGTTATGTCCCTGAGCTGGCGAGTGACGATAATGGTGTAAGGCAGTTCGGCGAAAGGGTCGCTGTAAATACACCGGTTCAGGGGAGTGCAGCTGATATGATAAAACTTGCTATGATCAATATTCAGAGAAGGCTTGTTAGAGAAGGGCTTAAGGCAAAGATGATCCTTCAGGTTCATGACGAATTATTATTTGAGGTACCTGAGGAGGAGCTTGCAGCAGCTAAGGACATTGTAATTGAGGAAATGGAAGGGGTAATGGCCCTTTCCGTGCCAATTAAGGCAGACAGCGGAGTTGGTAAAAACTGGCGTGAGGCAGGGTAG
- a CDS encoding Ig-like domain-containing protein → MRHKGLFNIAASIIALNLLIGGCGTGGGSGSKGNQNVVVNPNPVILSEDAQAKLLRDGKVIKGIEQTDCENSVVFESLNILCELFGAGSCLKQTSKCNDYARQIYTGSTLVEEGNKWNGRGGSGDLMADAVLCTLRELSPKLPNGGPLRSAVGINIGIGDVKIKQEVGYLDFDRINARFKGYRKMYVELPVLGKFDAVSQDIDLSRVEYGGHSFNPYPFAGGHQILFGYGLNLATEEKSKTLEIKPPAFEVVTPIGPFSVQPVFNYEANTGVADAFVPDYTYWILQPDNQGDVSIRLSDLYGIMPGVENNTTPIPSLSNYKELRTGWISQIGLGNRGTGDDDVWSKPNSGPFSRPDYDPSGTLDFLYYAPRSDKEKRPSVYVKASAPLKYPEDPYDLLPGWVKPLADSAGIKPTAYIQVTPTIEAGAGGQFGIALSEGTNQSRSGEFDIYNDRLAALGIYSGIRAGASFKLETMLRIKVTAGFSTPFGDITKDIIDISPKFPIPIAGSKAASNVELASAASSNEFSKLDAPETLDGMVTFKAPKVKPDPKAFIEQCYAKENEVPPEDPPKPEAEKGNPEDLFPDDIWPCNICIATDEVKDKSGTPVEPPHSDLILPAQTAPSWKCDAKIKSGCMDMCIWEKKFDETGKPILTKVKGPKEIADDIPPDDPQHNFFLSCMVSCEDTQTGIFAGPSPCIDVNPPSVVWVNTSTIAPPTPVPVDTSIAAAFSEPMDATTIDETTFLVLGVSRDGSAYLSGRVEYNPDTRTATFTPGGSLAYSATYTATITTGVRDAVGNALAEDFSWNFSTVAAPDTTPPTVISKDPADDAVRVAVNSPVRVTFSEPVNTSTVAGSFSVTIPGRTVVTVPGTFSFTDENSTVFFTPTVNLSYDTTYSVAITTGVKDPAGNALAEGVAWSFKTESR, encoded by the coding sequence ATGAGACACAAAGGGCTTTTTAATATTGCTGCTTCGATTATTGCACTTAATCTTCTGATAGGTGGATGTGGAACTGGCGGCGGATCCGGGTCAAAAGGAAATCAGAATGTAGTTGTTAACCCTAACCCTGTAATTTTATCAGAGGATGCACAGGCTAAGCTCCTGAGGGATGGGAAGGTAATTAAAGGGATAGAACAGACTGACTGTGAAAACTCCGTTGTTTTTGAGTCGTTGAATATATTATGTGAATTGTTCGGTGCTGGTTCATGTCTGAAGCAGACGTCCAAATGCAACGACTATGCGAGGCAGATATATACCGGCAGTACCCTTGTTGAGGAGGGCAATAAGTGGAACGGCAGGGGGGGCAGCGGAGACCTGATGGCGGATGCCGTACTCTGCACGCTTCGTGAGCTCTCGCCGAAACTGCCTAACGGTGGTCCGCTCCGCTCCGCTGTTGGTATTAATATAGGTATAGGTGATGTGAAGATAAAGCAGGAGGTCGGATACCTCGATTTTGACAGGATCAACGCCCGGTTCAAGGGGTACAGGAAGATGTATGTTGAACTTCCCGTCCTTGGTAAGTTTGATGCCGTTTCACAGGATATAGACCTTAGCCGGGTAGAGTATGGAGGACACTCATTTAATCCTTATCCATTTGCCGGAGGGCATCAGATACTGTTCGGTTACGGGCTGAATCTTGCAACCGAGGAGAAGAGCAAGACTCTTGAGATCAAGCCGCCTGCCTTTGAAGTGGTTACCCCGATCGGCCCCTTTTCGGTGCAGCCTGTATTTAATTATGAAGCAAACACAGGGGTGGCAGACGCATTTGTGCCGGATTATACCTACTGGATCCTGCAGCCGGATAACCAGGGAGACGTATCCATCCGGCTCTCCGACCTTTACGGTATCATGCCGGGTGTTGAAAATAACACCACGCCAATACCCTCACTTTCAAACTACAAAGAACTTCGAACAGGCTGGATCAGTCAGATCGGTTTAGGCAACCGTGGAACAGGGGATGATGATGTCTGGAGTAAACCAAATAGCGGCCCATTCAGCCGTCCTGATTACGATCCCAGCGGGACACTTGATTTTCTCTACTATGCCCCCCGTTCAGATAAGGAGAAACGGCCGTCAGTGTATGTGAAGGCATCGGCGCCGTTGAAATATCCGGAAGATCCGTATGACTTACTTCCCGGTTGGGTGAAGCCCCTTGCTGATTCTGCTGGAATAAAACCGACTGCGTACATACAGGTCACTCCGACGATAGAGGCCGGTGCAGGGGGCCAGTTCGGCATAGCCCTTTCCGAGGGGACAAATCAGAGTAGAAGCGGAGAATTTGATATCTATAATGACAGGCTTGCTGCTCTCGGGATCTATTCCGGGATAAGGGCAGGCGCGTCATTCAAGCTGGAGACTATGCTGAGGATCAAGGTCACAGCAGGTTTTTCCACTCCATTTGGAGATATTACTAAAGATATTATTGATATCAGCCCCAAGTTTCCAATCCCGATTGCAGGGAGTAAGGCTGCAAGCAATGTTGAGCTTGCCTCGGCCGCCTCCTCAAATGAGTTTTCAAAGCTTGATGCCCCCGAGACATTGGATGGCATGGTAACGTTCAAGGCACCTAAGGTGAAGCCGGATCCCAAGGCATTCATCGAACAATGTTATGCCAAGGAAAACGAGGTCCCTCCGGAGGATCCCCCAAAACCTGAGGCTGAGAAGGGGAATCCGGAAGACCTTTTTCCTGATGACATCTGGCCGTGCAACATCTGCATAGCGACTGATGAGGTGAAGGATAAATCCGGGACGCCGGTTGAGCCGCCGCATTCTGACCTTATTCTCCCGGCACAAACAGCTCCTTCATGGAAGTGCGACGCAAAGATAAAGAGCGGGTGTATGGATATGTGCATATGGGAAAAGAAATTTGATGAGACGGGAAAGCCTATCCTCACTAAAGTCAAGGGACCCAAAGAGATAGCGGATGACATTCCTCCTGATGATCCACAACATAATTTTTTCCTGAGCTGCATGGTCTCCTGTGAAGACACTCAGACGGGAATATTTGCGGGGCCATCGCCATGTATTGATGTAAACCCTCCGTCCGTGGTTTGGGTAAACACATCAACAATCGCCCCTCCCACCCCTGTGCCGGTAGACACATCAATTGCAGCCGCCTTCAGCGAGCCGATGGATGCAACTACTATAGATGAAACAACCTTCCTTGTGCTTGGCGTCAGCAGGGATGGATCAGCCTATCTGAGCGGCAGGGTGGAGTATAACCCGGATACCAGGACTGCCACATTTACACCAGGGGGTAGTCTTGCCTACAGCGCAACTTATACGGCAACAATTACCACAGGAGTCAGGGATGCGGTCGGGAATGCGCTTGCAGAAGACTTTTCATGGAATTTCAGTACAGTCGCTGCACCTGACACTACGCCGCCCACTGTAATTTCCAAAGATCCGGCGGATGACGCCGTGAGGGTTGCAGTGAACAGCCCTGTTAGAGTTACATTCTCTGAGCCGGTAAATACGTCAACAGTGGCCGGGTCATTCTCTGTAACTATTCCCGGCCGGACAGTAGTAACGGTCCCCGGCACTTTTTCCTTTACTGATGAAAATTCAACAGTCTTCTTCACCCCGACTGTAAACCTTTCCTATGACACAACGTATTCTGTTGCCATTACCACAGGCGTTAAGGATCCGGCAGGGAATGCGCTGGCAGA
- a CDS encoding cytochrome c: MIMIILRIITCLTELTVIASVVYGGERVLMRSRVPDDQLSEISSIKNPLPHNADNIEKGKIIYVGKGRCILCHGASGDGKGLAGILPDSQPSPRNFRNPEWQKTRTDGELKWVITFGVPGSLMLGHRAEMANDEEIWQVIHYIRSFGQR; this comes from the coding sequence ATGATCATGATTATCTTAAGGATAATAACGTGTTTAACAGAACTGACTGTAATTGCCAGTGTAGTTTATGGAGGTGAAAGGGTCCTGATGAGATCAAGGGTACCTGATGACCAGCTATCCGAAATATCGTCTATAAAGAACCCCCTGCCGCATAACGCTGATAATATCGAAAAGGGAAAGATAATCTATGTTGGAAAAGGGAGATGCATTCTCTGCCATGGCGCCAGCGGGGATGGCAAAGGTCTTGCCGGCATTTTACCGGATTCTCAACCCTCGCCAAGAAATTTTCGCAATCCGGAGTGGCAGAAGACCAGAACTGACGGAGAACTGAAATGGGTAATTACCTTTGGTGTCCCTGGTTCCCTAATGCTTGGACATAGGGCGGAGATGGCCAATGATGAGGAGATCTGGCAGGTCATTCACTACATAAGATCGTTTGGGCAGCGATAA
- a CDS encoding inositol monophosphatase gives MYDEVLKVAEFAARTAGRILLKQLGQPLEVEFKGDADLVTRVDRMSEEAIVSIIRENYHDHQILAEEGTNQESASKFRWIIDPIDGTTNYAHNFPCFAVSIGIEVSGQMAVGVVYDPVRDECFTAMEGCGTFLNGSAIHVSSVDKLDMALLATGFPYDRREHPDDYLILFRKFMMKAQEIRRPGSASIDLCYLASGRIDGFWECKLKPWDVAAASVIVREAGGQLSDFKGNEFSIIGSETLASNRRIHDEMLEITSSQ, from the coding sequence ATGTATGACGAGGTGTTAAAAGTTGCAGAATTTGCAGCCCGTACTGCCGGAAGAATACTTCTAAAACAGCTTGGCCAGCCCCTGGAGGTAGAGTTCAAGGGGGATGCTGACCTTGTTACCAGGGTAGACCGCATGTCTGAAGAGGCAATCGTCTCGATTATAAGAGAGAATTATCATGACCATCAGATACTGGCAGAGGAGGGCACAAACCAGGAAAGTGCATCAAAGTTCCGCTGGATCATAGACCCGATTGACGGAACTACCAACTACGCTCACAATTTTCCCTGCTTTGCAGTATCTATAGGGATCGAGGTATCGGGACAGATGGCTGTCGGTGTAGTGTATGACCCGGTTCGGGATGAGTGTTTTACTGCGATGGAGGGATGCGGTACATTTCTTAATGGCAGCGCAATCCACGTATCAAGCGTTGATAAACTTGACATGGCGCTTCTCGCAACAGGATTTCCATATGACAGAAGGGAACATCCCGATGATTACCTCATACTATTCAGGAAGTTTATGATGAAGGCTCAGGAGATAAGAAGGCCTGGCTCTGCCTCCATAGATCTCTGCTATCTTGCTTCAGGGCGCATAGATGGTTTCTGGGAGTGTAAGCTCAAACCATGGGATGTTGCTGCAGCTTCTGTGATAGTGAGGGAAGCTGGAGGACAGTTAAGTGATTTCAAAGGCAACGAATTCAGCATCATAGGCAGTGAAACACTCGCAAGTAACAGAAGGATACATGATGAGATGCTCGAGATAACATCCAGTCAGTAA